From Brachionichthys hirsutus isolate HB-005 chromosome 2, CSIRO-AGI_Bhir_v1, whole genome shotgun sequence, one genomic window encodes:
- the nfascb gene encoding neurofascin, producing MQRHRTVNEVKSCWSPCAIKMVPLVKPVLLLLLCHSVWTLDIPLEVRQPPTIIKQSMKEHIVDPKDTMVIECEAKGNPHPIFSWRRNGKYYNVARDPQASMRRRSGTLDIYAWNIPEQYEAEYQCIASNEYGSAYSNKIRLRLYRAPVWPREILEPVVVSIGLPLVLSCDPPPGPPKPETYWMSSCSYARPFNWPIQTAVPTMQPVRQDRRVSMGVNGDLYFSHVLFNDSFTDYCCNARFPYKNIIQQKMPVVVKVLTIRTLAEAAPTWLSPTGSTSSVEGLLGEELLLECIAAGVPTPHITWTKDGADLMVRSQMKVKHFNKMIQIPKASLDDAGEYTCAATNKIGYIEHTIAVRVKAAPFWLEKPTDLVLAPEENGRLACRSDGIPRPTVTWFINGETIEAATSQPNREVSGDSLTLRSVTALNNAVYQCNASNQYGYLLANAFVNVLHATPRILWPRNELMKVTEGSHTFLDCHYFGSPVPELRWSKYGQGNLEGSRFKTHRNGTLEIRSIRLEDEGTYLCVVSNVAGRDESQVRVEVKEPTLIVTRPKDLKVMRGEDIVFECGVKADPTSTVTTTWMKGNKQVPLGWRISLDESNLLITNVNRGDEGSYTCVIKNELEQKSASARLMVMDRPNPPTDLELSDPYERSVRLSWVPGGSNHNPITDYLVQYDDDDWLPGKWKNLSMHPGNLNSVVLHLSPFTYYQFRVIAINEIGMSRPSRPSMRFQSSGAPPDVIPKNVKGVGTWRNNMEISWEPLTYREWNGPHLKYLVWWRRRDSREEWKNATTKWLKYYIYDADTFTPYELKVQAVNDFGLGPESPVVIGYSGEDRPLTAPLNLRVSDIESTQVTVHWDSVTRNTIMGELKEYKVYYWRDSSQLRWLWVNRGLKSQTFPNDDPEPSGVLAGLIPYSNYKMYIAVANNRYEGPPSNTIPFSTPEGVPSAPRSFRIQQRHLDSIYVDWDLPAEPNGIIMGYSLKYQTVNATRGEELRVEEFPPNVTSFSIRRFDRYTRYRFSVAARSALGIGEWHTEESQHYTTEIYAQDQVDITTQGWFIGIMCAVALIVLILLIVCFVKRSRGGKYPVREKKDISLEPVDDIDQEGSFDYRSLERIARVSTLPYPRREEERGLQRGQPSLEAMMRRSDSDDSLVDYGEGGEIQFSEDGSFIGQYTGTRRDIRELDFGGNLELHSPMNTIYSMA from the exons ACAGGACAGTTAATGAAGTGAAGAGCTGCTGGAGTCCATGCGCGATAAAGATGGTCCCACTGGTCAAaccagtgctgctgctgcttttatgcCACAGCGTTTGGACCCTGGACATCCCTCTGGAGG TCAGACAGCCCCCAACCATCATAAAGCAGTCAATGAAGGAGCATATTGTTGACCCCAAAGACACCATGGTCATAGAATGTGAAGCCAAAGGGAACCCTCATCCCAT TTTCTCCTGGAGGCGTAATGGGAAGTATTACAACGTGGCACGTGATCCTCAAGCGTCGATGCGCCGGCGCTCAGGGACGCTGGATATATACGCCTGGAACATCCCAGAACAGTACGAGGCGGAGTATCAGTGCATCGCCTCCAATGAGTACGGATCTGCCTATTCCAACAAGATCAGGCTGCGACTATACA GAGCTCCTGTGTGGCCGAGGGAGATCCTGGAGCCTGTGGTGGTCAGCATTGGTCTGCCTTTGGTGTTGTCCTGCGACCCTCCACCTGGCCCGCCTAAACCCGAGACCTACTGGATGTCCAGCT GCTCCTATGCGAGACCCTTTAACTGGCCCATCCAGACGGCTGTTCCCACCATGCAGCCTGTGCGGCAGGACCGCCGGGTCTCCATGGGGGTGAACGGTGACCTGTACTTTTCTCACGTCCTGTTCAACGACTCCTTTACTGATTACTGCTGCAACGCCCGCTTCCCCTACAAGAACATTATCCAGCAGAAGATGCCTGTGGTTGTTAAAGTTCTCACAA TTCGTACCTTGGCCGAGGCTGCCCCCACCTGGCTGTCTCCCACTGGCTCAACCAGTTCCGTAGAGGGCCTGCTGGGGGAGGAGCTTCTCCTGGAGTGTATCGCTGCAGGAGT GCCGACTCCTCATATCACGTGGACCAAGGATGGTGCGGACTTGATGGTGAGGTCACAGATGAAGGTCAAGCATTTCAACAAGATGATTCAAATCCCCAAAGCCTCACTCGACGATGCAGGTGAATACACCTGCGCTGCTACCAATAAGATAGGATACATTGAGCACACGATAGCCGTCAGGGTCAAAG cGGCTCCTTTCTGGTTGGAAAAGCCCACCGATTTAGTATTGGCCCCGGAGGAAAATGGACGCTTGGCATGCCGTTCTGATGGTATTCCTCGACCCACAGTAACCTGGTTCATCAACGGGGAAACAATTGAAG CTGCAACATCACAGCCAAACAGAGAGGTATCGGGAGACTCTCTGACTTTACGCAGTGTGACCGCTCTGAATAACGCCGTCTACCAGTGCAATGCTTCCAACCAGTATGGGTACTTACTGGCCAATGCTTTTGTCAACGTGCTAC ATGCAACTCCACGTATTCTCTGGCCCAGGAACGAACTGATGAAGGTTACAGAGGGCAGTCATACTTTCTTAGATTGCCACTACTTTGGTTCCCCGGTGCCTGAATTACGATG GTCTAAATACGGACAGGGGAATCTTGAAGGAAGCCGATTTAAGACGCACCGTAACGGGACTCTGGAGATTAGAAGCATACGGCTAGAGGACGAGGGCACTTACCTGTGTGTGGTCAGTAATGTCGCGGGAAGAGACGAGAGCCAAGTTCGagtagaggtcaaag AGCCAACTTTAATTGTCACAAGACCGAAGGATCTGAAAGTCATGCGCGGGGAAGACATCGTCTTTGAATGCGGCGTGAAAGCAGATCCCACATCTACTGTCACGACAACCTGGATGAAAGGCAATAAGCAGGTCCCTCTGGGCTGGAG AATCTCTCTGGACGAATCAAATCTCCTCATCACCAATGTGAACAGGGGCGATGAAGGTAGTTACACCTGCGTCATCAAGAACGAACTGGAACAGAAGTCTGCCTCGGCTCGCTTAATGGTGATGG ACCGCCCAAATCCACCCACTGACCTGGAGTTGTCAGATCCATACGAACGTAGTGTCAGACTAAGTTGGGTCCCTGGAGGCAGCAACCACAATCCGATAACAG ATTACTTGGTGCAGTACGATGATGACGACTGGTTGCCTGGGAAATGGAAAAACCTGTCAATGCACCCGGGGAACCTGAACTCTGTTGTTCTGCATCTTTCACCTTTCACCTACTACCAGTTCCGCGTCATCGCTATCAATGAAATTGGAATGAGTCGCCCTAGTCGTCCATCCATGCGCTTCCAGAGCAGCGGTGCAC CACCAGACGTCATCCCAAAGAACGTAAAGGGCGTGGGTACATGGAGGAATAACATGGAAATCAGCTGGGAG CCTCTAACCTACAGGGAGTGGAATGGGCCCCACCTGAAATACCTGGTGTGGTGGAGACGAAGAGATTCCCGGGAAGAGTGGAAGAATGCAACAACTAAATGGCTGAAATACTACATCTACGACGCAGATACCTTCACCCCATATGAGCTCAAAGTGCAAGCTGTCAACGACTTCGGCCTGGGTCCAGAGTCTCCCGTTGTTATTGGATACTCAGGGGAAGACC GTCCCTTGACTGCACCCCTGAACCTGAGAGTGTCCGACATCGAGAGCACTCAGGTGACCGTCCATTGGGACTCGGTGACTCGCAATACTATTATGGGAGAGCTGAAAGAATACAAG GTCTACTACTGGAGAGACAGCAGCCAGTTGAGGTGGCTCTGGGTCAACCGAGGGTTGAAGTCTCAGACTTTTCCAAACGATGATCCTGAGCCCTCTGGAGTCCTCGCAGGGCTCATTCCCTATAGCAACTACAAGATGTACATAGCGGTGGCAAACAACCGATACGAGGGGCCACCAAGTAACACGATACCGTTCTCCACACCTGAAGGAG tgCCATCTGCTCCCAGATCCTTCAGGATCCAGCAGAGACATTTGGACAGTATTTATGTTGACTGGGACCTGCCAGCAGAACCCAACGGTATCATTATGGGATATTCCCTTAAGTACCAAACAG TGAACGCCACAAGAGGAGAAGAGCTGCGAGTTGAGGAGTTCCCTCCAAATGTAACAAGTTTCTCAATCCGGAGATTTGACCGCTACACTCGATACAGATTCTCAGTAGCGGCACGATCCGCACTCGGGATTGGGGAATGGCATACGGAGGAGTCCCAGCATTACACCACTGAAA tTTATGCTCAGGACCAGGTGGACATCACCACCCAAGGTTGGTTCATCGGGATCATGTGTGCCGTGGCCCTCATTGTCCTCATCCTACTCATAGTCTGCTTCGTCAAGAGGAGCCGAGGGGGGAAATACCCAG tacgggaaaaaaaagacatttctttGGAGCCAGTGGATGACATCGATCAGGAAGGATCGTTTGACTACAG GTCTCTTGAAAG GATAGCACGCGTCTCCACTCTGCCTTACCCCCGGCG ggaggaggaaagggggcTTCAGAGAGGCCAGCCGTCGCTGGAGGCCATGATGAGGCGGTCGGACAGCGACGACAGCCTGGTGGACTACGGCGAAGGAGGCGAGATACAATTCAGCGAGGACGGCTCATTCATCGGACAGTACACGGGAACAAGGAGAGACATCAGGGAGTTGGACTTTGGTGGAAACCTGGAGCTTCATTCTCCAATGAACACCATCTACTCTATGGCATAA